One genomic segment of Peribacillus sp. FSL H8-0477 includes these proteins:
- the cidR gene encoding cidABC operon transcriptional activator CidR, translated as MDIKHLQYFIEVANYNSFTRAADHLFITQPTISKMIKNLENDLGVELFDRSGKKLSLTDAGRVVYEQALLINKAFNNLETEMDNLLGLKKGHIRIGLPPIIDSTFFPKLIGRFHQKYPNITFQLIEDGSKKIEESVADDSLDIGIIMLPTNPNLFHHVSFIKEDLKLILHPTHPYASKQKVQLADLKDENFIMFNKEYALRDLIISSCNRAGFNPRIMSESSRWDFIEELVACKMGVALLPESICQQLSNQVQAVEITNPSLDWNLGIIWRKEQYLSYAAKEWLRFMIETISPNSCDVNKL; from the coding sequence GTGGATATCAAGCATTTACAATATTTTATTGAAGTAGCGAACTATAATAGCTTCACTCGTGCAGCCGACCATTTATTTATTACGCAGCCTACGATAAGTAAAATGATTAAAAATCTCGAAAATGATCTTGGTGTCGAACTCTTTGATCGCTCTGGTAAAAAACTTTCACTTACCGATGCAGGGAGAGTTGTTTATGAACAAGCTTTGTTAATTAATAAAGCATTTAATAATCTTGAAACCGAGATGGATAATCTTCTAGGACTAAAAAAAGGACATATCCGAATTGGTTTACCCCCGATTATTGACTCCACTTTTTTCCCAAAGCTCATTGGCCGCTTTCACCAAAAGTACCCTAACATTACCTTCCAGCTTATCGAGGATGGTTCAAAAAAGATTGAAGAATCAGTTGCGGACGATTCCCTTGATATTGGAATCATCATGTTACCGACCAATCCAAACCTCTTCCATCACGTTTCTTTTATAAAGGAAGATTTAAAACTAATTCTCCATCCAACACATCCCTACGCCAGCAAACAAAAAGTACAATTAGCTGACTTAAAAGATGAAAATTTCATCATGTTTAATAAAGAATATGCTTTGCGCGATTTAATCATCTCTTCATGCAATCGAGCAGGCTTTAATCCTAGAATTATGTCTGAGAGCTCAAGATGGGATTTTATTGAGGAATTAGTTGCGTGTAAAATGGGAGTTGCCCTGCTGCCAGAAAGTATTTGCCAGCAATTGTCCAATCAAGTTCAAGCAGTAGAAATAACGAACCCTTCTTTAGATTGGAATTTAGGTATTATTTGGCGTAAAGAGCAATACTTATCCTACGCCGCTAAAGAATGGCTTCGCTTTATGATTGAAACCATTTCTCCTAATAGTTGTGATGTCAATAAGCTATAA
- a CDS encoding universal stress protein, with amino-acid sequence MTFTKILVAFDESDLALKSLEQAIDLAKGKPEIEIYVVHSVTMPANYAVSAHLIAQIKDSIHVYGKEILAKAEEKLAVLPNKTEVFLREGSSIHTILEEAKRHDCDLIVMGSRGLSGIKEFLGSVSHYVVQNSPVPVLLVK; translated from the coding sequence ATGACCTTTACAAAAATTTTAGTTGCCTTTGATGAATCTGATTTGGCTCTTAAATCATTGGAACAAGCAATTGATTTAGCAAAAGGAAAACCTGAAATTGAAATATATGTCGTCCATTCTGTCACAATGCCTGCTAATTATGCTGTTTCCGCCCATTTAATTGCTCAAATCAAAGATTCCATACATGTGTATGGAAAAGAAATTTTAGCAAAAGCTGAGGAGAAGCTGGCTGTTCTCCCAAATAAGACAGAGGTATTTTTAAGAGAAGGATCATCTATTCATACAATCCTTGAGGAAGCCAAAAGACATGATTGTGATTTAATTGTCATGGGCAGCCGTGGCCTTAGCGGTATTAAGGAATTTCTCGGCAGTGTTAGTCACTATGTTGTCCAAAACTCACCTGTACCTGTATTACTAGTGAAATAA